In Thermotoga sp., a genomic segment contains:
- a CDS encoding ABC transporter substrate-binding protein: MRKLFVVLLAVVAVVTWAAVKNPDTIIDATIGEPDTLDPHYAYDTASGEVIYNVYENLIAYKGESLTEFEPRLAEKWEILDGGKTYKFYIRKGVKFHEGGNLTPEDVEYSFERGLIFDPTVGPMWMLWEALFGVDSLETFVEEKIGKPYSELFDENGEPLPEYRDALIKIYTDYIDPAIEVEGDAVVFHLVRPFAPFMYILAQSASWSVILDKEWCIEIGCWDGRADDWWKYHDIRKEDSPLYARMNGTGPFKFVEWDRTQQKVILERNDNYWREPAKIKRVIIWGIDEWNTRKAMLLQGDADICVVPTQYLEQVEGKPGITVIKDLPELLVTSLHFAWNVPEDSKYIGSGKLDGNGIPPDFFSDVNVRKAFIYAFDYDTFINEVLKGLGRKIPTDLPEGLIGFNEELLNDPNAPHFDIVKATEYFKKAWNGEVWKKGFKLTILYNTGNDVRRAAAEMLKAYIEMINPKFKIEVRGVQWPTYLDATKRGEVPIFIIGWLADYPDPHNFIFTYYHSAGVYSGRQGENFRKFVSTPHPDLGGKSLDELIEEAIAKTDPAERQVLYEQIQRFAMKYALGMPLYQPLRVRVQRSWVKGWYYNPMRPGDDYYILWKSEE, from the coding sequence ATGCGTAAACTGTTTGTGGTTCTTTTAGCGGTGGTCGCTGTTGTGACATGGGCCGCGGTAAAGAATCCCGACACCATCATCGACGCCACCATCGGAGAACCTGACACTCTCGATCCACACTACGCGTACGACACGGCCAGCGGTGAGGTCATCTACAACGTGTACGAAAACTTGATCGCCTACAAGGGAGAAAGTCTCACAGAGTTCGAACCACGTCTTGCAGAAAAGTGGGAGATACTGGACGGTGGAAAAACCTACAAATTCTACATCAGAAAGGGCGTGAAGTTTCACGAGGGTGGTAATCTCACACCTGAAGATGTGGAGTACAGCTTTGAAAGAGGGCTCATCTTCGATCCGACAGTTGGTCCCATGTGGATGCTCTGGGAGGCCCTCTTCGGAGTCGATTCTCTGGAGACCTTTGTTGAGGAAAAGATCGGAAAGCCCTACAGCGAACTCTTTGACGAAAACGGTGAACCACTTCCAGAGTACAGGGACGCCCTGATAAAGATCTACACGGACTACATCGATCCCGCTATCGAGGTTGAAGGTGACGCCGTTGTGTTCCATCTTGTGAGACCCTTTGCACCGTTCATGTACATACTCGCCCAGAGTGCCAGCTGGAGCGTCATCCTCGATAAAGAGTGGTGTATAGAGATAGGGTGCTGGGATGGAAGAGCAGACGACTGGTGGAAGTACCACGACATCAGAAAGGAAGACTCTCCGCTTTATGCAAGAATGAACGGAACTGGGCCGTTCAAATTCGTGGAATGGGATAGAACACAGCAGAAGGTCATTCTCGAAAGAAACGACAACTACTGGAGAGAACCTGCAAAGATCAAGAGAGTTATCATCTGGGGAATCGACGAGTGGAACACAAGGAAAGCAATGCTCCTCCAGGGAGATGCCGATATCTGTGTTGTTCCAACGCAGTATCTTGAGCAGGTGGAAGGAAAGCCCGGTATCACTGTGATAAAAGACCTTCCTGAGCTTTTAGTCACTTCTCTTCACTTTGCATGGAACGTGCCCGAGGACAGCAAGTACATAGGCTCTGGAAAACTCGATGGAAACGGAATACCACCTGATTTCTTCAGCGATGTGAATGTGAGAAAAGCTTTCATCTACGCCTTCGATTACGATACGTTCATAAACGAGGTTCTGAAAGGACTTGGCAGAAAAATACCCACCGATCTTCCGGAAGGACTCATTGGATTCAACGAGGAGTTGCTGAACGATCCAAACGCTCCTCACTTTGACATTGTGAAGGCAACAGAATACTTCAAGAAAGCGTGGAACGGTGAAGTCTGGAAGAAAGGGTTCAAACTCACCATACTCTACAACACGGGTAACGATGTGAGAAGAGCAGCCGCGGAAATGCTGAAGGCGTACATAGAGATGATCAACCCGAAGTTCAAGATCGAAGTGAGAGGTGTTCAGTGGCCCACGTATCTTGACGCGACCAAGAGAGGAGAAGTACCCATCTTCATCATAGGTTGGCTTGCTGATTATCCAGATCCTCACAACTTCATATTCACCTACTATCATAGCGCCGGTGTGTACTCTGGCAGGCAGGGCGAGAACTTCAGGAAGTTCGTCTCCACACCACATCCGGACCTCGGTGGAAAGAGCCTCGACGAACTCATAGAAGAAGCGATCGCAAAGACAGATCCTGCTGAAAGGCAAGTCCTTTACGAACAGATTCAGAGGTTCGCCATGAAGTACGCCCTTGGTATGCCTCTCTATCAGCCACTCAGAGTGAGGGTGCAGAGAAGCTGGGTCAAAGGATGGTACTACAACCCGATGAGACCAGGAGACGACTACTACATACTCTGGAAATCGGAAGAATAA